In Staphylococcus lloydii, the following proteins share a genomic window:
- a CDS encoding SpoIIE family protein phosphatase, translating into MEEFKKKYKQLIDLSLTTSGNHNFAEKCSAFIDEVINKDILPEDIVEIHKEYITMLDLNQTQILSTLEVLEEIVKGFGYNYRDYQRLVDRMQHHDKEIDLASRLQQTMLKTDIPQFDSIQIGVISVAAQKVSGDYFNLIDHKDGTMSFAVADVIGKGIPAALAMSMIKFGMDSYGHSQLPSDGLKRLNRVVEKNVNQNMFVTMFYGLYEEMNHLLYCSSAGHEPGYVYRAESQEFEEIDVRGRVLGVSQLTRYKQQEIPIYLDDLVIIFTDGVTEVRDEEGTFLDKSYLLNMIHKYKHMHPQDIVQLLYEAILKIQNPKKRDDLTILIIKRVN; encoded by the coding sequence ATGGAAGAATTTAAGAAAAAGTACAAACAACTTATAGATTTAAGTTTAACAACTTCTGGTAATCATAATTTTGCTGAAAAATGTAGTGCTTTCATTGACGAAGTTATAAATAAAGATATTCTACCGGAAGATATAGTTGAAATTCATAAAGAATATATTACCATGCTAGATTTAAATCAAACCCAAATTTTGTCTACATTAGAAGTGTTGGAAGAAATAGTTAAAGGCTTTGGTTATAATTATCGTGATTATCAACGCCTTGTTGACCGCATGCAACATCATGATAAGGAAATTGATTTAGCTTCAAGGCTACAACAAACTATGTTGAAAACCGACATTCCTCAATTTGATAGTATCCAAATCGGCGTTATCTCCGTTGCAGCACAAAAAGTAAGTGGTGATTACTTCAACCTCATAGATCATAAAGATGGCACAATGAGTTTTGCAGTAGCTGACGTTATCGGTAAAGGCATTCCAGCTGCATTAGCTATGAGTATGATTAAGTTTGGAATGGATTCATATGGTCATTCACAATTACCGAGTGATGGCTTAAAAAGATTAAACCGAGTGGTTGAAAAAAATGTTAACCAAAATATGTTTGTAACGATGTTTTACGGGCTATATGAAGAGATGAACCATTTGTTATATTGTAGTTCGGCAGGTCACGAACCAGGTTACGTATATAGAGCAGAATCTCAGGAATTTGAAGAGATAGATGTACGTGGACGTGTATTAGGTGTAAGCCAACTTACGAGATATAAACAACAAGAAATTCCTATTTACCTTGATGATTTAGTTATAATTTTCACTGATGGCGTTACTGAAGTAAGGGATGAAGAAGGTACATTTTTAGATAAAAGTTACTTACTAAATATGATTCATAAATATAAACATATGCACCCTCAAGATATTGTGCAGCTACTTTATGAAGCTATTTTAAAAATTCAAAATCCAAAAAAACGTGATGATTTAACGATATTAATTATTAAACGAGTAAATTAA
- a CDS encoding anti-sigma factor antagonist: protein MNLNIEKVTHEQHYEVKVGGELDVYTVPELEEVLVPLRQEGTHDIHVNLENVSYMDSTGLGLFVGTLKALNQNDKELYIFGASERISRLFDITGLKDLMHVNEGTEVE from the coding sequence ATGAATCTTAACATTGAAAAAGTAACTCATGAACAACATTATGAGGTTAAAGTAGGCGGAGAATTAGACGTATATACTGTACCTGAACTTGAAGAGGTATTAGTACCACTTAGACAAGAAGGTACGCATGATATACATGTCAATTTGGAAAACGTGAGTTACATGGATTCAACTGGCTTAGGTTTATTTGTAGGAACTTTAAAAGCCTTGAACCAAAACGATAAAGAATTATATATCTTTGGTGCTTCTGAACGTATTAGCCGTTTGTTTGATATAACGGGCTTAAAAGATTTAATGCATGTTAATGAAGGAACGGAGGTTGAATAG
- the rsbW gene encoding anti-sigma B factor RsbW → MQSKQDYIEMRLPASAEYVSLIRLTLSGVFSRAGASYDDIEDAKIAVSEAVTNAVKHAYKDGVETGMINLCFEIFEDKIRIVISDQGESFDYEKTKEELGPYKENENIDFLREGGLGLFLIESLMDEVTVDKKSGVTISMTKYIKKEQVRNDDERVEIG, encoded by the coding sequence ATGCAAAGTAAACAAGACTATATTGAAATGCGTCTACCGGCTTCTGCAGAATACGTGAGTTTAATAAGATTAACATTGTCGGGTGTCTTTTCTAGAGCAGGGGCATCTTATGATGATATCGAGGATGCTAAAATAGCTGTCAGTGAAGCAGTTACTAATGCTGTTAAACACGCCTATAAAGATGGCGTGGAAACTGGAATGATAAATCTTTGTTTTGAAATTTTTGAGGATAAAATTAGAATAGTTATTTCTGATCAAGGTGAAAGCTTTGATTATGAAAAAACGAAAGAAGAGCTTGGACCTTATAAAGAAAATGAAAATATTGACTTTCTTAGAGAAGGTGGTTTAGGCTTATTCTTAATTGAATCATTAATGGACGAAGTTACAGTCGATAAAAAATCTGGTGTAACTATCAGTATGACAAAGTATATAAAAAAAGAGCAGGTGCGAAATGATGACGAAAGAGTCGAAATCGGTTAA
- the sigB gene encoding RNA polymerase sigma factor SigB encodes MTKESKSVNDVSPEQINKWIQEHQNNENSNAQDKLVNHYRKLIESLAYKYSKGQSHHEDLVQVGMVGLIGAINRFDLSFDRKFEAFLVPTVIGEIKRYLRDKTWSVHVPRRIKEIGPRIKKVSDELTNELERSPSIEEIAQRLEVSDEEVLEAMEMSQSYNALSVDHSIEADKDGSTVTLLDIMGQQDSNYDLTEKRMILEKILPILSERERQIIQCTFIEGLSQKETGERIGLSQMHVSRLQRTAIKKLQDAAKK; translated from the coding sequence ATGACGAAAGAGTCGAAATCGGTTAACGACGTATCACCTGAACAAATTAACAAGTGGATTCAAGAGCATCAAAACAATGAAAATAGCAATGCTCAAGATAAATTAGTGAATCACTATCGTAAATTGATTGAATCTTTGGCATACAAATATTCTAAAGGACAATCACATCACGAAGATTTAGTTCAGGTTGGTATGGTCGGTTTAATTGGAGCAATAAACCGTTTTGATTTATCCTTTGATAGAAAATTCGAAGCTTTTTTAGTGCCTACCGTTATTGGAGAAATAAAACGTTATTTACGTGATAAGACTTGGAGTGTTCATGTTCCAAGAAGAATTAAAGAGATAGGACCACGTATAAAAAAGGTTAGTGACGAATTAACAAATGAATTAGAACGCTCACCTTCTATTGAAGAAATAGCACAAAGATTAGAAGTAAGCGATGAAGAAGTGTTAGAAGCTATGGAAATGAGCCAAAGCTATAATGCACTGAGCGTAGATCATTCAATTGAAGCAGATAAAGATGGATCAACAGTAACTTTATTAGACATCATGGGTCAGCAAGACTCTAATTATGATTTAACAGAAAAACGAATGATATTAGAAAAGATTCTACCCATTTTATCAGAACGAGAACGTCAGATAATTCAATGTACGTTTATCGAGGGATTAAGTCAAAAAGAAACAGGAGAGCGTATTGGTTTAAGCCAAATGCACGTCTCTCGCCTTCAAAGAACTGCAATCAAAAAATTACAAGATGCAGCAAAGAAATAA
- a CDS encoding Tex family protein, with protein sequence MDNNLIQSIQQKFNFTTKQITSVLQLLEDKNTVPFIARYRKEQTGGLDEVQIKQIDDEYQYMVNLLKRKEEVIHNIDEQGLLTDDLKQDILKQTKLQRVEDLYRPFKQKKKTRATEAKRKGLEPLAKWIQHPTAESLENIAKQYITEEVTSVEDAIKGAQDIIAEQISDNPKYRSKILKDTYHNGSITSHKRKNAEDEKAIFEMYYDFSEPVKRIANHRVLAMNRGEKEKVLTIKLDMDNANLQKFIYQQEVKKSNEVDYLINEAVQDSLKRLIMPSIEREIRGDLTEKAENHAIDVFSENLNNLLLQPPLKGKQILGVDPAFRTGCKLAVINPLGTFIAKGVIYPHPPVNKTKQAETTMLQFINDYNIELIAIGNGTASRETEQFTANLIQEHNLNVQFIIVNEAGASVYSASEIARAEFPDFQVEERSAVSIGRRVQDPLSELVKIDPKSIGVGQYQHDVNQKALEGALTFVVEKAVNQVGVDVNTASKSLLQYVSGLSSTIADNIIKYREEQGSIKHNKEIAKVKRLGAKTFEQSIGFLRITNGEEPLDNTSIHPESYGVTYKLLDEIGFDASQLGSQELKAKLNDIDQQQFATKLDVGLPTLEDIVKSLIAPNRDPRDNFDTPILKSDVLSIEDLTTGMKLSGTVRNVVDFGAFVDIGVKQDGLVHVSKLSKRFVKNPMDIVSVGDIVDVWIIGIDENKGKVSLSMVDPNEQ encoded by the coding sequence ATGGATAATAATTTAATTCAATCGATTCAGCAAAAATTTAATTTTACAACAAAACAAATTACTTCAGTTTTACAACTGTTAGAAGATAAAAATACTGTTCCTTTTATTGCAAGATATAGAAAAGAACAAACAGGTGGATTAGACGAAGTTCAAATAAAGCAAATAGATGACGAATACCAATACATGGTCAATTTGCTAAAAAGAAAAGAAGAAGTTATTCATAATATTGACGAGCAAGGTTTATTAACTGATGATTTAAAGCAAGATATTTTAAAACAAACGAAATTACAAAGAGTTGAAGATTTATATAGACCCTTTAAACAAAAGAAAAAGACGCGTGCTACAGAAGCAAAACGTAAAGGTCTTGAACCTTTAGCGAAGTGGATACAACATCCGACAGCAGAAAGTTTAGAAAATATTGCTAAACAATATATCACTGAAGAAGTTACTTCAGTTGAAGATGCCATAAAAGGTGCACAAGATATCATCGCAGAGCAAATTTCAGATAACCCAAAATATCGCAGTAAAATTTTAAAAGATACATATCATAATGGTAGTATTACTTCACATAAAAGAAAAAATGCAGAAGATGAAAAAGCGATATTTGAAATGTATTATGATTTCAGCGAACCGGTTAAACGCATTGCTAACCATAGAGTATTAGCGATGAATCGCGGTGAAAAAGAGAAAGTTCTTACAATAAAGTTAGATATGGATAATGCTAATTTACAAAAATTCATTTACCAACAAGAAGTAAAGAAAAGTAATGAAGTAGATTATTTAATAAATGAAGCGGTTCAAGATAGTTTGAAAAGATTGATTATGCCTTCTATCGAACGTGAAATTAGAGGGGATTTAACTGAAAAAGCAGAAAATCATGCTATAGATGTGTTCAGTGAAAATTTAAATAATCTGTTATTACAACCTCCATTAAAAGGGAAACAAATTTTAGGTGTAGACCCAGCATTTAGAACAGGTTGCAAATTAGCCGTTATCAATCCACTAGGTACATTTATAGCTAAAGGCGTAATTTACCCGCATCCGCCAGTAAATAAAACAAAACAAGCGGAAACTACAATGTTACAGTTTATCAATGATTATAATATTGAATTGATTGCAATTGGTAATGGGACAGCAAGTAGAGAAACTGAACAATTTACTGCTAATTTAATTCAAGAACATAATTTGAATGTACAATTTATTATCGTTAATGAAGCAGGGGCTTCTGTTTATTCTGCATCAGAAATTGCACGTGCAGAGTTTCCTGATTTTCAAGTTGAAGAAAGAAGTGCAGTATCTATTGGACGTAGAGTACAAGACCCTTTAAGCGAATTAGTGAAAATCGATCCTAAATCTATTGGGGTAGGACAATACCAACATGATGTAAACCAAAAGGCACTAGAAGGCGCGCTTACTTTCGTAGTTGAAAAGGCAGTTAACCAAGTTGGCGTAGATGTTAATACTGCTTCCAAATCTTTATTACAATACGTTTCAGGATTATCAAGTACGATTGCCGATAATATTATTAAATATAGAGAAGAACAAGGATCAATCAAACACAATAAAGAAATAGCAAAAGTTAAACGCTTAGGTGCCAAAACATTTGAACAAAGTATTGGTTTCTTGCGTATTACTAATGGGGAAGAACCATTAGACAACACGTCAATTCACCCAGAAAGTTATGGTGTGACATATAAACTTTTAGATGAAATTGGTTTTGATGCTTCGCAATTGGGGTCTCAAGAATTAAAAGCAAAATTGAATGATATTGACCAACAACAATTTGCAACTAAACTTGATGTCGGTTTACCAACATTAGAAGATATCGTGAAATCATTAATAGCGCCTAATCGAGATCCACGAGATAACTTCGATACACCTATATTAAAATCTGATGTATTATCTATTGAGGATTTAACTACTGGTATGAAGTTAAGTGGAACAGTTAGAAACGTTGTGGATTTTGGTGCGTTTGTTGATATCGGTGTGAAACAAGATGGTTTAGTACATGTATCTAAATTATCGAAACGTTTTGTTAAAAATCCAATGGACATTGTAAGTGTAGGAGATATAGTGGATGTTTGGATTATCGGTATAGACGAAAATAAAGGAAAAGTATCATTATCAATGGTTGATCCAAATGAACAATGA
- a CDS encoding SprT family protein → MNNDDLQTLVTQLSATYFNKNFKHKSYFNHRLRTTGGRYLLDSHNIEINYKQYEQFGIEAIKDIVKHELCHYHLHIEGKGYKHRDRDFKFLSASVNAPRFCTPTKSYEERANYLYQCTKCGKQFMRIKKVNTRKMACGLCKGKLKLLKTLK, encoded by the coding sequence ATGAACAATGATGATTTACAAACATTAGTAACACAACTATCAGCTACTTACTTTAATAAAAATTTTAAACATAAGTCCTACTTTAATCATAGATTAAGAACTACCGGAGGAAGGTATCTATTAGATAGTCATAATATCGAAATAAACTATAAGCAATATGAGCAATTTGGTATAGAGGCCATTAAAGACATTGTTAAACATGAATTATGTCACTATCACTTGCATATAGAAGGTAAGGGCTATAAACATAGAGATAGAGACTTTAAATTTTTAAGTGCCTCCGTAAATGCACCGCGTTTTTGCACACCAACTAAAAGTTATGAAGAACGAGCAAATTATTTATATCAATGTACTAAATGCGGTAAACAATTTATGCGAATTAAAAAAGTGAACACTAGAAAAATGGCTTGTGGTTTATGTAAAGGTAAACTGAAGTTGTTAAAAACATTAAAATAA